Part of the Oncorhynchus masou masou isolate Uvic2021 chromosome 24, UVic_Omas_1.1, whole genome shotgun sequence genome is shown below.
AAGTTGAGGCTTTCACATATTGTCAGAATGCATTTTTGGGGGCTTCTCAACACGGCTTCAGTCTTCCAAACTACTTCTGAGATGACATGATTATGGGAGGTTTTATAAACCAATCAACCTTTTCCTCTACAAAATCTAATATTTTCAAGACATAGCTACTAACCTTGTCTCGTACGGCAGGCAAAAGAGCATTGAAGCAAGTGGCCAGAAATACACCCCCTCCAAAAGAATTGCAGAGTGCAAGAGCCTTCCTGTACCTTGGGGCTTTTTCATAGTCCACCTGAATCATGAGTCGCACTGGGAGAAGAATCCCAGCCAACATGAGGGAAAACACTCCCAGAAGGCAAAGGACCTTGGCCACTACAAGCTCCATAATGTCCAGATATGGTATCGCTCAGTAATATGAGTGGCACATAACCCTCAAAGCCTCTTCTCCTATGTTCTGTCAGAAACAGAGATGTGTCCTGTCATGCTGGTCCTGGTCCGAGAGGCTGTGACATCAACTACAAATGATAAAATAAACAGTTAAATATGTGCAAAACAAACTAACTAGGTCAACTGTGAGATGTATCTATAGTGACAGTCCGTTACAAACTAGAACAGATAGCTAAGCTATGACCACCTTGACTGGTTTGAATTGATTACATCTCATCACAGCTGCGAGTACTAGCTAGATGTGCAATCTTGAATGATGCAAAGCACAATCCTTAATACTGCACAAGTATAGATATGTACATATCCGACAGCATGTAACGTTACCATGATACAATCAACATGTACGATTGttgctaatttagctagctaacattgcacTCACGGCAACATAACGTTTAGTCAATTATCTGAGCAACCCGTTGATAAAACACAACTTTTTAAGTGGATGCTACAGTCGGTATAATTAATAATAATTTGGATCACGTTGCAATCTTTGTCAGCAGGTAAATTGTACAcgagtaaataataatacaatgaCTATAGCTAGTTTCTATCGAGCTTTTGATGAGAAATATGAAATACCTCTGTAGTACACCTTCCCTTCACAGCTTCATTCCTTGTTCTGGTGACACTTCGTGTTCACACGACGTAAACGTTTGATTGGTGGAGAACATATCATTATGCGATGACGTTTCGTTGAACGCTTTTGTAAACATAAGTCTCCATTTGAGCGAGTTCCTGAAAATTAATGCTAAGCTcctgaaaatacatttttttgctaAATATAATCAATGGAAAACAGAAATCCGCACACTGCTGCTCAGgaggcaaaacatttttttatagtTTCAAAATGTCCAAATTGAATATATGTATATTACTGTACATGTTTATCACATTTCTGGTGTATGATCATATATTTTGATACAGTGATACATGCTTTCCCCCTGGattcaggaagtgatgtcactgagtactgcctcTATATATAGGACCCTCCACCCCCATCTGGGATATGAAGACCTAAGGGTCAAAATATTGTTATAAATATCACATGGAAGCATGAGCAGTGTTTTTCATGAGATGCCTACAACTCCAGCACTTGTGGAAATTACCTGGATGTGCATATGTCCTTCAGCTTTCCTAAATGTATCAATCTCACCATGCAATGCAGTTTTTTAAATTTATGTTTCAGTGCACATTTGGTACTTGGCATCAATTCAATCTTCAGTCAACTCAAAGAAAGAATTGATCTTCAATTGATGAATTCAATTCCATTTAGAAAATATATTCATGTATTGAATTTCAACTCACTTCCTGAGTTGAAATAAACAATAGGTTTACAATCAAGTAAACATGTTAGGCTAAGTTGCCAGTGCAATTTAATCAAAGATTGTGAACGAAAACAGACAGCCACCCATGTTGTTAGAAAAAACACATTTCTCATGACAAAATAAGAACAAAGTGGACTGTAGGTGTTATCGTGCAACTCAAGAAAAATGCTGAAACAACTCCTGGATTACACTAAACAAGTCAACAACCATAAAGGTCCTGTTTGAAATGGTCCATTTAATTCCCATAATGTTGACAGTACTCTACATGCCATCTCTGACTACCAGTATATCTCTGTACAAATAGATGCTTCTCAAATTAAGGTGGCTGCTGAAATATATCACATAATAATCTGTTGTTGTGCACCTGAAATGACAAAGTTCAAGTGATGCAACTGCATTTAGTCCACTGGGGGTGTAGTGATTCAGTTCACTGGCAAGGATTAGTAACATTAAACAGTTAAACCAAGTGCTATACTGGCATGACATTGCAGATTGGAGTATAACAGATCCACTCAATCCATACTAGATATCTGTTGACAGTGGGTTTATCAAATTTGATCAAAGTTTCACTGACTGGTTTCCTTGGAGGGGAGGGGCTGCACATGCAATAAGTACTCAGTGAAGAAAAGCTTTTTGTCCCCGGAGTTGCGAGAATAATACAAACGACAAAAAAAGGACACAGGCCGTCTTCACTTTTCCACACACAAATCTCCCTCTGTAAAAAAACAAAGAGCAGACCGTTTTAGGATTAGCTACATGAGCAGTTTGTACAAAAGAAAAACAACTCTACAATACATGGACCAACCCATCAAAtgtcattttaaaatgttcatcTTACCCGTCTGAGGGTCAAGGTTGCTCATCGTTGCTAGCGCTAGACGGCCGGCTGCGAATTTGACTCCTCAGCTGTTCAATTAACTCTGGGTTCTGCTGTTGCATCTGCTGCGCAAATTGTTGGCCCCTAAATGGACATGGTTACAGCGAGGTGATGGAATGGCAGTTGCCAAGTACAAGTCACAAAAAGGTCATACATTAATGGATTTTATTAATACTCTCACATTTCAAATGCTTTCATGTCTATCACTGATGTCATTGGTATAAcaataatacaatacaataatatAGCCTAATGTAATAACAAATAATACAATACACAAGTCATATTTGGCACAGACTGAGTAGAGCTAGTAGTCGACTTACGCTTGGATGAGACCAGAGATGTCACCTGGACCCGCTCCCCCTACTCCAACTCCTGCTGCCGGTCCggctcccaaccctaaccctggtacAGGCCCTGGTCCTGCACCTAAGCCAGGCCCTGGCCCTACTCCAGACGATGCTGGAGGTCCCATTGGCCCGTAAGCCCCTGACATCATCCCTGACATCCTATACAACACAGACAAGCAAGGTGGTATATTCTACATGCATTAAACTCAAAGCTAGTTCCCAAGTATGGAATCTCAGAGTGCATTTACAAAGTCCTTGTGCTACATCTAAAAAGAGAGTGTATGTTATAGAAAATAAATGGATAACTTACAGTTGCTGTACTTGTGGGTTGTTCATCAAACCAGATGCCTAGGATAAAGCAGCCGTAACAATTAATATAAATACTAGTTCTACTCTTTGGTAAACCAAGGCACTTGCATGCACACAACTCGTTGCTTACAGTTTACAAGTAGTATTTTCAAGGTTTCCCATTTGTCAAGCACACAGCATTATAGTAGTATAGTGGATCAGCCTGGTTGTTCCTAGTATCTTTCATTTGAAAAGGGCCAGTTTTAGTTAATTGGAACTCACCATGTTCATGAAACCAGGGTTACTGAGCAACCCAGCCAGATCAACTCCTCCCACTCCCCCTGTCTGGAGGAGATAATTTAAGAACAACATGATCAACAATGATTCATTCCACATGCTTCCAGATGTTACGCATTTCCATAGTGGCTGAGATGTTATCAACTTACTGGGCTTGGTGTCTCCATTTTCTGCTCTGCTATTTTCAGGTTGGATTTGTAGGTGTCGTTCTCTGGGTCCAACTCCAGGGCTTTTTTGTAATAACTTACAgcttctgtgtgtttgtttaaaCTGGCTAGAGCCAAACTGGAAGCATGGGACGTTGAAGTCAATGTAAGTCAACCATCAGTCAATAACAAATCAGCAACACACTGGCCCATGTCCACTGTAATATTGAACACTAGTGTCTAACATACCCCATTCTTCCATACGCTTTGCTGTAGTTTGGGTCAATGCCAATGGCAAGTTCACAGTCCTGCACTGCTCCAGCGTAGTTGCCTAGTTTGCTGTATGCAGCAGCCCTAGCAAAAGCAAACCATACAATTAGCAGTACCTCACAAAAACAAATGTGAATTAATATTCACTGCTTGACAAACTCCATACACGCTTGAAAATTGACAATGTACACTTGGATATACCTAATGTGTAAATAATTGTCAAATTATCCTCCAAGTTCAGGAGTTTGTTGGTCAATACCTGTTGCAGTAGTAAACTCCATTCTGGGGATTTATGGCAATAGCCTTCGAGTAGAATTCCACAGCTGCCTCATAGTTCTCAACCCTCATTTGATCATTCCCTACCGTGAaaaacacatacaattatttgcCAGAAGAATGTATAGACTGTATAGAATGTAACAGCTTAACCATAGACCCATTTGAAGAGAGCTGATATTGAAGACTGAGTAATGTACAAACTATTTACATGGAAGGTCCTACCATCAGTTTTGAGTCGCTCagcctctgcctcttcctcctcagtgggGGAATCTGTGGCTGTGTTTATATTCACGTGGAGAGTGTTTGGATGCTGCAACAGACAGTCAACACATTTGAGACAAACTATTGACCACATATTCACCTTCATATAAAGCAGATGTCTTAAATTTACCTTCAGTGTCGCAGAGGCAAAAATCTCTGGTAGCGTTTGAGTGACAGCTAGGGTCTGGTCGTCGGTCGAGACATTGAAGGCGGTCTCCAGGCATTGGACTGCAACTGGGAAAGCATCAGATGTTGAGAAATGGCAATGACTGGACACAGTGGAGTCCCTGACCATCTTCCAACATGGGCTAGGAGTCCATCTCCTTTTACTGAATCTTGGCTTCCCAACTCAAGCTTACCTTCTAAACTTTCCTGAGCATCTGATGATAGACTCCCAGAGCCCAGTTGATCATGAAGAAAGTGAATGATGGAGAAGGCAAGACGCTTTGTGTCAGTCATTTTGGATTGAGGTCCAAACCCCTTAGTAGAACGTGTATTGTGAGGGACCCTGAAGAAGAAAAGAAGAGAATATAGTGTTGTTGGTACAccagggaggcagggtagcctagtggttagagcgttggactagtaacctaaaggttgcaagttcaaatccccgagctgacaaggtacaaatctgtctttctgcccctgaacaggtagttaagaTGTTTttcttgactgacttgcttagttaaataaaggtaaaataaaataaatctccATTGTAAACTGATTGGAATAGATTGTAGGTAGCTAAAACAGTGACATTTACACATACCGGTATTATAACAAATAAACCTATATGTTACCATGTCATCTGATTTGATAGCTTCTTAATCCTAGGCTAAGAACTAGCTAGCAAGTTTGATAACTTGACAAGACGTCGCGAGCTAGCTAGAATGTTCTAGCAAGTTGCTTACGGTCGGCTGCTGTTAGCTAATAAGGCTAACAGAGCTAACAGTTGGCCTACCATGTGAAAATACTCCGACCGTGTATTCGTTCACGTTAGGTGTCTAGTTTTGCATGAGAAATGATTAAGCTTAACTACGTGGATATCTTAGCTAGGGCTATCTAGCTGCTAGTAGCTAAATAATGTTAGTTATCTAGCCTACTTAGCACATTAGCTTTACTGACATGACGCCAATAACAAAATGCTTGGAGCACTTTACCTCGATTTACTCGACTTTCGTTGACATTGACGTGTGGTTTAAAAAACGATACGTTATGGCACACAACAGATGTTAGCCAGCAAAAATGATCCTTACCAGTTGCCTTTACTTCAGGTGCTTCTTGCAGTAGCTAGTGGTGCCAGAGATATTAAAAAGGTATGTCTGGTGATGATAGCAAAAAAAGGTGTTGACTTCGTCGCAAGTGTTTAGACGTCATCACTACGTAGCTGAAGCATGCCCGCACTACAGTCGCTTTATCTGCAAACACAGACTGCAAAGCGCTCTGAAAACGTTGGTACTTGGTTTTCTGGAAGATGGCACCGACAGGTGAGTACGAAATGAATCCATGTTAGTCTTTCCTAACACTTCATTGCCAAATGAATACAAACTCAAAGTTATGCATATTAATACGTCTGTGCTTGGCTTTCTGGATGCTACCTAGCTATTAACGTTAGCTACCTGCTTTGTAGCAACGTTAGCTAGTATTTAACGTTACACACTAGTTTTACTAGGAATTAGTTGACAAAATAACGGAATAGTCCGCCGGAAGGCAGATGTCAAATATAAGTAAAGTTCAACTTTGTCGATTGTCTATAGGGTTGGTTCTTATGCTGGGCCGGGGGGTATTGACATAAACGTATAATAAAACATAAATCAGACTTTCCAAACGTGGGTCTGTTGTAGACTCACTTCCTTTCCCGCTCACTGTCAAAATAAAAGTCCTGAACGTGCGTTATACCTGCACAAAAAAGCAAGCACTTGTGCTGTGGGGGACTTCTATTTTGACATGGGGTAAGCAGAGAGGAACTGCGTGAGTCTTCAAACGACTCACATTTGAACATTATGTTTAATTATATGTGCCATTAGAAGGCAGGGCAAACCCTTTTTGGTGATTTCTGGTATATCATCAAAATAAACCAATCCGCAGCACGTTTTTGGAGTTGCAGTTACCATTGGAAATTAAGGTTGAAAGTTCAATTTTATATGACTAAAACAGAAAGAACCCAAATTATTCCGTTGCTGCTTCCTGTTGACGCTTCCTGTTGACAAGACATTTTGATAAATAGTCCAATGTCAAAACAGTTAACGGCGTCCTAACCAATATGCTGAAACATTTCGTGATTATAATGAAAACATAGCAAATGTTATGTTTATCTGCTCATACATGTGCAACAATAGTAttacttgtaaaaaaaaaacattttttgaggAGACCCTTATAATCGGCACAAGCACTAAAACTCGTTTTAACAAGTGGCAATGAatcacttacagtgccttcagaaagtattccgaccccttgacttattccatattttgttaccttagccttattctaaaatgtatttaattgtattgattttgtttttacctcaatctacacacaataccccagaattaaaaaaataaactgtttttttttcgaaatgtttgctaatttataattTAAAACCCCCTGAAATAtccaatttacataagtattaagaccctttaatcagtactttctTAAAGAACCTTTGggagtgattacagcctcaagtattcttgggtatgacgctacaagcttggcacacctgtatttggggagtttctcccatccttctctgcagatcctctcaagctccatCAGGTTGAATGGGAAGCGTttttgcacagctattttcaggtctttccagagatgtttgatcaggttcaagtcaggctctggctgggccactcaaggacattcaaaaacttgtccagaagccactcctacattgtcttggctgtgtgcttatggtcgttgtcctgttggaagatgaagtttcgccccagtctgaggtcctgagcaggttttcatcaagaatctctctgtactttgcttcgttcatctttccctcaatcctgactggtctcctagtccctgccgctgaaaaacatccccacaggatgatgctgccaccaccttgcttcaccgtagggatggtgccaggtttcctccagacgtgacgcttggcattgaggccaaaaagttcaatcttggtttcatcagaccagagaatcttgtttctcatggtctgatagtcaggtcccttttgacaaactccaagcgggttgtcatgtgcctttttactgaggagtggctaccATAaatacctgattggtggagtgctgcagagatagttgtacttctggaagattctcccatctccacagagggactctggagctctgtcagagtgaccatcgggttcttggtcacctctgaccaaggcccttctcccacgattgttcagtttggccgggtggcctgCTCTAAGAATAACTTTGTCTGTTAGTAAACTTAAACCAATCATGACGTGGCATAGTATATCAACAGTGACAATGGTTGGCTGCTATTTGAAGCTGCAATATGAAGCTTTTTGGGTGACcctaccaaattcacatagaaatgtattagaggtcgaccgattttaattagggccaatttcaattttcaatttttggacaccgatttggccgtttaaatttttttttacacacacctttatttatcctttattcaactaggcaagtcagttaagaacacattcttattttcaatgacggcctaggaatggtgggttaactgccttgttcagggacagaattacagatttttaccttgttggctcggggattcaatcttgcatcCTTACAGTTAaacagtccaacgctctaaccacctgattacattgcactccatgaggagactggctgttacgcaaatgcagtaagaagccaaggtaagttgctagctagcattaaacttatcttataaaaaaacaatcaataataatcactagttaactgaacatggttgatgatattactagtttatctagtgtcctgcgttgcatataatcgatgcggtgcgtattcaCGAAAAATGGCTGTCTTACTCCaatatgtacctaaccataaaacatcaatgcctttcttaaaattaatacacaagtatatatttttaaacatgcatattttgataaaataaatccaggttagcaggcaatattaaccaggtgaaattgtgtcacttctcttgcgttcattgcacgcagagtcagtgtatatggaacagtttgggccacctaatttgccagaattttatgtaattatgacttatggatgccacccgtttgataaaatacagaattcattcaaacagcactttcgtgcgttttgccagcagctcttcgttgtgcttcaagcattgagctgtttatgacttcaaatctatcaactcccgagattaggctggtgtaaccgatgttaaatggctagctagttagcggggtgcgcactaatagcgttttaaacgtcactcgctctgagacttggagtggttgttccccttgctctgcaagggccgcagcttttgtggagcgatgggtaacgctgcttcgagggtggctgttgtcgatgtgttcctggttcgagcccaggtaggggcgaggagagggacagaagctatactgttacactggcaatactaaagtgcctatatgaacatccaatagtcaaaggtatatgaaatacaaatcgtatagagagaaattgtcCTATAATTCCTACAACCTAAAAATTCTttcctgggaatattgaagactcctgttaaaagttttcatatgttctcatgttctgagcaaggaacttaaacgttagcttttttacatggcacataatgcacttttactttcttctccaacactttttgtttttgcattatttaaaccaaattggacatgtttcattttatttgaggctaaatacattttattgatgtattatattaaggtacaacaatactgaatgagcttattttaattgtcattattacaaatctttttttttatttaaatcggccgattaatcggcatcagcttttttggtcctcaaataatcggtatcggcgttgaaaaatcataatcggtcaacctctaaaaTGTATGTTTAGGTTTCCTTCTCAtttaaagcaagtctaagaagaggTAGATCTGTTTCTATGTGCACTATTCCtatcttaagttttgtttttgcttcTTTTACTTAAGGTTTTgttcaccagcttcaaacagctgaatatattatatttttggttattgaaaatatattttacagtggtttagatggtacattGATTCTCTACACTAGCTTGATTTGTCACAATCTGAAATCaggcgaactattagaatttgaacaaccaggaaatggcagagcaattactgcatagtgcatctttaagtgATAGTTTGACTGTCAAATCCATTTATTGTTGTGTGGCCAGCAACCTTTATAGAGACTGCCTCAAATTTTCCTGTGCCATTTCATTAACTCTACATTTTAAGTCCTGCACATCTCAGCCACTTGTGACAAAATCATTGGTACAAAACTTTGGGTTAAAGATGTAACCTTGGTTCTCTGAGTAGAGTAACGGGTCGCCTGACGACCTATGGGAACTCCTTCCCATTCACGCGATGTGTTTGAGATGCTTAATATCAAAGATGTTTACAGTCACGCCACACCCTTACTGTACCCACGTGACCTGTTACTATAAAAGGCGTGGTGTGACACACTGTCCATTACTTCACTCAAACCCCACAGAGGTGGAGGAGCAACATGAAAGATTGGCGACCTGTTATTCTTCTGAGGGAACCAAGGTTACATTCATAACCCAACGTTCCCTTCTGTTTTCGTAATGGGTAGCCAAACGAACTATGGGAGAGGCTGTACCAAAGAGGTCTTTCGAACAACAGAGTGAGAACTCACCATTTAACTTAGTCCAGATGAGTCCCTGGGACGTCCTTGAATCCACCACAGGATGCAACAGAATATAATTACCCAACAGGTAACACAGAATTTCAACTGTACACGAGCAAGCTGAAAGCTATAACTGGCAAGACGAGGTTTCAATTGGGTGCAACAGCACCACGAGTGGAATGGctctgtacagtcgtggccaaaag
Proteins encoded:
- the LOC135512624 gene encoding small glutamine-rich tetratricopeptide repeat-containing protein alpha-like, with protein sequence MTDTKRLAFSIIHFLHDQLGSGSLSSDAQESLEVAVQCLETAFNVSTDDQTLAVTQTLPEIFASATLKHPNTLHVNINTATDSPTEEEEAEAERLKTDGNDQMRVENYEAAVEFYSKAIAINPQNGVYYCNRAAAYSKLGNYAGAVQDCELAIGIDPNYSKAYGRMGLALASLNKHTEAVSYYKKALELDPENDTYKSNLKIAEQKMETPSPTGGVGGVDLAGLLSNPGFMNMASGLMNNPQVQQLMSGMMSGAYGPMGPPASSGVGPGPGLGAGPGPVPGLGLGAGPAAGVGVGGAGPGDISGLIQAGQQFAQQMQQQNPELIEQLRSQIRSRPSSASNDEQP